In Opisthocomus hoazin isolate bOpiHoa1 chromosome 14, bOpiHoa1.hap1, whole genome shotgun sequence, the following proteins share a genomic window:
- the LOC104332245 gene encoding TLR adapter interacting with SLC15A4 on the lysosome, producing MLAEGILTSLVYKASYHQDKPRKSHASKKDKEGIWRQKLVDNPKIQGFADGHGKQSEISAESSKMEHRSCPQRRSVKEVPAKDEKVLVKGTVSPALYIPRREQNTEQMDLYTSWSCNSIYQNYPDLQIGGDRVGDHTCDSGCVLDHMCDELPDGPVLLSTDIPLGQSPLCEQPKKPSAMSLSRDEAGERSIMLCEEPLSNSMLNKYMETKLTELYKQVLEENLTRCGSVTNLLTCSFIRNNLDQLSFQISQEQNIETAKAREVLLHSLAWLSLHNTTNRNSSEFSTPNLQISNPACRKKSCRVQFTS from the coding sequence ATGTTGGCAGAAGGCATCCTGACTAGCCTCGTATATAAAGCAAGCTATCATCAAGATAAGCCTCGCAAATCTCATGCATCCAAAAAGGATAAAGAGGGAATCTGGAGACAGAAACTTGTAGACAACCCAAAAATTCAAGGCTTTGCTGATGGACATGGGAAACAAAGTGAGATCTCTGCTGAAAGCAGCAAAATGGAACACAGGAGTTGTCCTCAACGGAGATCCGTAAAAGAGGTACCTGCAAAAGATGAGAAAGTGCTTGTTAAAGGAACTGTCTCACCCGCTTTGTACATCcccagaagagaacagaacaccgAGCAGATGGATTTGTACACATCCTGGTCCTGCAACAGCATTTACCAAAACTACCCCGACTTGCAGATTGGGGGAGACCGTGTGGGGGACCATACCTGTGATTCCGGCTGCGTTTTGGACCACATGTGTGATGAACTTCCTGATGGCCCTGTTCTCCTGTCCACTGATATTCCCCTAGGTCAGtcccctctgtgcgagcagcccAAAAAGCCGAGTGCAATGTCCCTGTCCAGGGATGAAGCTGGAGAACGGAGCATCATGCTCTGTGAGGAGCCTCTCTCCAACTCCATGCTCAACAAGTACATGGAAACAAAACTGACAGAGCTCTATAAACAGGTTTTGGAGGAAAACTTGACCAGATGTGGTTCTGTAACAAACCTCCTCACTTGCAGTTTCATAAGGAACAACCTGGATCAGTTAAGCTTCCAGATATCCCAGGAGCAGAATATAGAAACAGCAAAAGCCAGAGAAGTGCTCTTGCACTCTTTAGCCTGGCTTAGTTTGCACAACACTACCAACAGAAATAGCTCTGAATTTAGTACTCCAAACTTACAAATCTCGAACCCAGCATGCAGGAAAAAGAGCTGCAGGGTGCAGTTTACATCCTGA